The following proteins come from a genomic window of Eleginops maclovinus isolate JMC-PN-2008 ecotype Puerto Natales chromosome 8, JC_Emac_rtc_rv5, whole genome shotgun sequence:
- the LOC134868169 gene encoding AN1-type zinc finger protein 5-like, translating to MAQETNQSLVPTLCANGCGFYGNPRTNGMCSVCHKEQLSRQNNGGVGTLTAVGSSSGHSVEACAIQRLEATLNNAAAAAVAAAESAAEAAASAEAAAAEALSGVSSSLTEMSLSCEENGASGGKVALTDPVLTQPTSSASHPSTAGSEESKAPEPTKPKKNRCFMCRKKVGLTGFDCRCGNLFCGIHRYSDKHNCPYDYRAEAANKIRKENPVVVADKIQRI from the exons ATGGCCCAGGAGACCAATCAGAGCCTAGTGCCTACCCTCTGTGCTAATGGCTGTGGTTTCTATGGTAACCCTAGGACTAATGGCATGTGCTCCGTGTGCCACAAGGAGCAACTGTCCAGACAGAATAATGGAGGAGTCGGTACTCTGACCGCCGTGG GCAGCAGCAGTGGCCACTCGGTGGAGGCGTGTGCCATCCAGAGGTTAGAGGCCACCCTGAACAATGCTGCAGCCGCCGCAGTCGCTGCTGCTGAGTCGGCAGCAGAGGCCGCCGCTTCTGCAGAGGCTGCCGCCGCCGAGGCTCTCAG TGGGGTGTCAAGTTCCCTGACTGAGATGAGTCTGTCCTGCGAGGAGAACGGAGCATCAGGGGGCAAAGTAGCGCTCACAGATCcag TGTTGACTCAGCCCACATCCTCGGCATCTCATCCCTCCACTGCTGGCAGCGAGGAGTCCAAAGCTCCAGAGCCCACAAAGCCCAAGAAGAACCGCTGCTTTATGTGCCGCAAGAAGGTCGGCCTCACAG GTTTCGACTGCCGCTGTGGGAACCTGTTCTGTGGAATCCACCGTTACTCCGATAAGCACAACTGTCCGTACGACTACAGAGCCGAAGCCGCCAACAAGATCCGCAAAGAGAACCCGGTGGTCGTAGCGGACAAGATCCAGAGAATATGA